Proteins encoded together in one Desulfovibrio sp. UCD-KL4C window:
- a CDS encoding diguanylate cyclase, which produces MDNSLKILIVDDNVVNLMLLDRLLRNEGAEIFKAVNGEESVELCEEHDFALILLDVQMPGMDGYATAKAIRRISSCKLIPIIFLTAIYKDPAYARMGYDVGAVDFLTQPIDPPTLRSKVGVFLQLKRQNDLLEREIAQRIKTEKALRIAEEKYRNIFVRAVEGIFRSTLDGDFVEVNPALARILGYDSPDDVLKSGCGRNLFASAGAKFDYIESLKRDKYLNDCEIKVIRKDGSLIWISESSRLFEEDGEFYVEGVIEDVTQRKLCELDLKEKATLDALTGVPNRYLFFDRLEKSIANAQRYKEKLALLFIDLDHFKSVNDQFGHHAGDILLLHVANRLKSRLRSSDTLARLGGDEFCVLLERPSNIDDVKKVAEEFVESLTNEFNVDGVICNIGASVGISLFPEDGKNAQDLVQKADSAMYKVKEGAFKRFCFFSEEGCCEKL; this is translated from the coding sequence ATGGATAATTCCTTAAAAATACTTATTGTTGACGATAATGTAGTCAACTTGATGTTACTAGACAGGCTTCTACGTAACGAAGGGGCAGAAATTTTTAAAGCCGTTAACGGTGAAGAGTCAGTTGAGCTCTGTGAAGAACATGATTTTGCTCTAATTCTTTTAGATGTTCAGATGCCAGGCATGGACGGTTACGCCACTGCAAAAGCGATTCGAAGGATAAGTTCTTGTAAATTAATCCCAATTATATTTCTGACTGCTATATATAAAGATCCGGCATATGCACGAATGGGATATGATGTCGGAGCTGTTGATTTTTTAACGCAACCGATCGACCCTCCTACCTTGCGCAGTAAAGTCGGAGTTTTTCTCCAGTTAAAGAGACAGAACGATCTTCTTGAACGGGAAATTGCTCAGCGTATTAAAACGGAAAAAGCTCTGCGTATCGCCGAAGAAAAATATCGTAATATTTTTGTTCGCGCAGTTGAAGGTATTTTCAGATCAACTTTAGACGGTGATTTTGTAGAAGTTAATCCTGCTCTTGCCAGAATTTTAGGATATGATTCGCCTGATGATGTTTTAAAGTCAGGTTGCGGGCGTAATCTTTTTGCCAGTGCAGGTGCAAAGTTTGATTATATAGAATCTTTAAAACGCGATAAGTATTTAAATGATTGTGAAATAAAGGTAATCCGAAAAGATGGTTCTCTTATTTGGATTTCAGAGAGTTCAAGGCTTTTCGAGGAAGATGGCGAGTTTTATGTTGAAGGAGTCATTGAAGATGTTACCCAGCGGAAGTTGTGTGAACTTGATCTTAAGGAAAAAGCGACTTTGGATGCGTTGACAGGAGTTCCTAATCGTTATCTGTTTTTTGATAGGCTTGAGAAATCAATTGCTAATGCGCAAAGATATAAAGAAAAATTAGCATTACTCTTCATTGATTTGGACCATTTTAAATCTGTAAATGATCAATTCGGACATCATGCCGGGGATATTTTGTTACTCCATGTTGCTAATCGCTTGAAATCTAGGCTGAGGTCATCTGATACATTAGCTCGGCTGGGTGGTGATGAATTTTGCGTTTTACTTGAAAGACCTTCCAATATAGACGATGTTAAAAAAGTTGCAGAAGAATTTGTTGAAAGTCTTACTAATGAGTTTAATGTTGACGGGGTTATTTGTAATATTGGAGCTTCGGTGGGAATAAGTCTTTTCCCTGAAGATGGGAAGAATGCTCAAGATTTGGTGCAGAAAGCAGACTCTGCAATGTACAAGGTTAAAGAAGGAGCTTTCAAACGATTTTGTTTTTTTAGTGAAGAAGGATGCTGCGAGAAACTTTAG
- a CDS encoding NADH-quinone oxidoreductase subunit A, translating to MIFTWLQLAIFLFMLGGLLFAGGPLILSKVVAPCAKGGDIGMPYECGMKPHGRAWNQFGISYYVYALLFLAFDVDVLYLFPVAAWYPHAEGMMSFYKVAVFMGVLALAIIYFWRKGVFTWPRKIS from the coding sequence ATGATCTTTACTTGGCTTCAGTTAGCCATTTTCCTTTTTATGCTTGGCGGTTTGCTTTTTGCCGGTGGCCCTTTGATTTTGTCAAAGGTTGTAGCCCCGTGCGCGAAGGGTGGCGATATCGGAATGCCGTATGAGTGCGGTATGAAACCGCATGGGCGAGCATGGAATCAATTCGGAATAAGTTATTATGTCTACGCTTTGCTGTTTTTAGCATTTGATGTTGATGTTTTGTACTTATTTCCTGTTGCTGCTTGGTACCCTCATGCCGAAGGGATGATGTCATTTTACAAAGTGGCTGTTTTTATGGGCGTTTTGGCTCTAGCAATAATCTACTTCTGGAGAAAAGGGGTATTCACATGGCCGAGGAAAATATCCTGA
- the moaC gene encoding cyclic pyranopterin monophosphate synthase MoaC, producing the protein MSEFSHLDADGNAVMVDVSAKKDTIRKAVAKGKVLLNQKTFEMLQENALPKGDALNTAKIAGIMGAKETHRLIPLCHPLAISYVDVRFNVDDKNYLIEIEAEARTTGKTGIEMEALIAVQIAAATIYDMCKAVQKDVVITDCRLVYKEGGKSGIFKAE; encoded by the coding sequence ATGAGTGAATTCTCCCACTTAGATGCTGATGGAAATGCCGTAATGGTAGATGTTTCAGCTAAAAAAGATACTATTCGCAAGGCTGTCGCTAAAGGAAAGGTTCTTCTAAATCAGAAAACTTTTGAAATGTTGCAAGAAAATGCTCTCCCTAAAGGAGATGCTTTGAATACAGCAAAGATTGCCGGAATAATGGGAGCTAAGGAAACTCATAGATTAATTCCCCTATGTCATCCTTTGGCAATCAGTTATGTTGATGTCCGTTTTAATGTGGATGATAAAAATTATCTTATTGAAATTGAAGCTGAAGCACGTACAACCGGTAAAACTGGAATCGAAATGGAAGCTTTAATAGCTGTTCAAATTGCAGCAGCAACCATTTATGATATGTGCAAAGCTGTTCAGAAGGATGTTGTTATTACAGATTGTCGTCTTGTCTATAAAGAAGGTGGTAAATCCGGCATATTTAAAGCCGAATAA
- a CDS encoding UDP-glucuronic acid decarboxylase family protein has translation MSKRQHYTVTGGAGFLGSRLCEKLLEQGHEVLCVDNFYTGQKSNIIKMMDSPYFEMMRHDITFPLYLETDNIFNLACPASPIHYQFDPVQTTKTSVHGAINVLGLAKRVKAKIFQASTSEVYGDPACHPQKEDYWGNVNPIGPRACYDEGKRCAETLFFDYHRQHKLRIKVARIFNTYGPRMAVNDGRVVSNFIVQALKNDPITLYGDGLQTRSFCYIDDLIDAFLKIMNTDDSFTGPVNLGNPREFTIRQLAEIIINMIGSSSKIIFKPLPENDPCQRSPDITLAQKTIDWTPSTSLEEGLKPTIAYFEKILSK, from the coding sequence ATGAGCAAAAGACAACACTATACAGTTACAGGCGGAGCCGGATTTCTTGGCTCAAGACTCTGCGAAAAACTGCTTGAACAAGGACACGAAGTATTGTGTGTGGATAACTTCTATACAGGGCAAAAATCTAACATTATAAAAATGATGGATAGCCCGTACTTCGAAATGATGCGACATGACATAACCTTCCCCCTTTATCTGGAAACAGATAACATATTTAATCTAGCTTGCCCCGCATCTCCTATTCACTATCAGTTTGACCCTGTTCAAACGACTAAAACATCTGTCCACGGCGCTATCAATGTACTTGGACTTGCAAAAAGAGTTAAGGCTAAAATCTTTCAGGCATCGACTTCAGAAGTATACGGAGATCCTGCATGCCATCCACAAAAAGAAGACTACTGGGGAAATGTAAATCCAATAGGCCCCAGAGCTTGCTACGATGAAGGTAAACGATGCGCGGAAACTCTTTTTTTCGATTACCACCGGCAGCATAAATTACGCATTAAAGTTGCTAGAATATTCAATACATACGGTCCGCGTATGGCTGTAAATGATGGACGTGTTGTTTCAAATTTCATTGTACAAGCTCTAAAAAACGACCCTATAACTCTTTACGGAGACGGGTTACAGACCAGATCTTTTTGTTACATAGATGATCTGATTGATGCCTTTCTTAAAATCATGAATACAGACGATTCGTTCACGGGGCCAGTTAATCTCGGAAATCCTCGAGAATTTACAATCCGCCAGCTTGCAGAAATTATTATTAATATGATCGGATCATCTTCAAAAATAATATTTAAACCACTACCAGAAAACGACCCATGCCAACGGAGCCCGGACATAACCCTTGCACAAAAAACAATTGACTGGACTCCTTCCACTTCACTTGAAGAAGGTCTTAAGCCAACCATAGCTTACTTCGAGAAAATTTTAAGCAAATAA
- a CDS encoding NADH-quinone oxidoreductase subunit B, with protein MAEENILTPGGHHVEDGLVRLQLAEDAMDICRSMSLWPMTFGLACCAIEMMACGMARFDMARFGAEVFRPSARQADLMIVAGTVTKKMAPAVVRLYEQMPAPKWVLALGNCAISGGPFKFKNQYGIIEGVDKLIPVDVFVPGCPPRPEALLEGLFEIQKKVSGKRWWPVADSLEKENA; from the coding sequence ATGGCCGAGGAAAATATCCTGACACCAGGCGGACACCATGTAGAAGATGGTCTTGTCCGACTTCAACTTGCAGAGGATGCAATGGATATATGTAGATCCATGTCCCTCTGGCCTATGACCTTTGGTCTTGCATGCTGTGCTATTGAGATGATGGCTTGCGGTATGGCTAGGTTCGATATGGCGCGTTTTGGAGCGGAGGTTTTCCGTCCTTCTGCCCGTCAGGCTGACTTAATGATCGTAGCGGGAACAGTTACAAAAAAAATGGCGCCTGCTGTTGTCAGATTGTATGAACAGATGCCTGCGCCTAAATGGGTTCTAGCTCTTGGTAACTGTGCAATTTCAGGTGGTCCTTTTAAATTTAAAAATCAATACGGCATAATTGAAGGTGTTGATAAACTTATTCCTGTTGATGTTTTCGTTCCGGGGTGTCCTCCTCGTCCGGAAGCTTTGCTTGAAGGATTGTTCGAAATCCAGAAAAAAGTATCCGGTAAACGTTGGTGGCCTGTTGCTGACTCTCTTGAAAAGGAGAATGCATAA